From Candidatus Sphingomonas colombiensis, one genomic window encodes:
- a CDS encoding DUF1289 domain-containing protein, translating to MDKPSGLCLGCHRTLDEIARWSTMSDAEKRAVLADVDERASSDPRG from the coding sequence ATGGACAAGCCGAGCGGGCTTTGCCTCGGCTGCCACCGCACACTCGACGAGATCGCACGCTGGTCCACGATGAGCGATGCGGAAAAGCGCGCGGTGCTGGCCGACGTCGATGAACGCGCCAGCAGCGACCCGCGCGGATGA
- the tkt gene encoding transketolase produces MTDTATAPTSLHEDGSPERLAIDTIRTLSMDAVQKANSGHPGTPMALAPVGWALWAKFLRYDPGTPDWPNRDRFVLSVGHASMLLYSLLHLAGVKELDRNGNPTGQPAVSLADIEAFRQLGSKTPGHPEFRHTTGVETTTGPLGQGCGNSVGMAIAERWLAARYNKPGFTLFDHDVYALCGDGDLMEGVSAEAASLAGHLKLSNLCWIYDSNHISIEGSTELAFDEDVGKRFEAYGWHVIHVADANDIAALTAAFTSFRAMSDRPTMIIVRSVIGWGSPRAGSEKAHGEPLGAENIAKTKEAYGWPAKDFFVPEGVQPAFEQAITARGRPLREEWQATFAKFAEVEPELAAELELVFAGKLPEGWDADIPTFDADEKGMASRDAGGKVLNAIAKRVPWLIGGSADLAPSTKTDIKGAASFEPNNYGGANFHFGVREHAMGAVVNGMTLSGLRGYGSTFFVFLDYMRPPVRLSALMELGSTWIYTHDSIGVGEDGPTHQPIEQLAMMRATPGIDTIRPADANEVAEAWRLIVRDGAHPTALILSRQALPTLDRSKYGSTSGVEQGAYILADSPDPQVILIATGSEVSLAVGAYEQLKAEGIAARVVSMPSWFRFERQDAAYKEKVLPAKVTARVAVEMGGEMGWDRYVGAQGRTVTMHGFGASAPAGKLAEKFGFTVANVVKVAKDTLRG; encoded by the coding sequence ATGACCGACACCGCAACCGCACCCACCAGCCTCCATGAGGATGGCAGCCCGGAACGGCTGGCGATCGATACGATCCGCACGCTGTCGATGGATGCGGTGCAAAAGGCCAATTCCGGCCACCCCGGCACGCCGATGGCGTTGGCCCCGGTCGGCTGGGCGCTGTGGGCGAAGTTCCTGCGTTACGATCCCGGCACGCCCGATTGGCCGAACCGCGACCGTTTCGTCCTGTCAGTCGGCCATGCGTCGATGCTGCTCTATTCGCTGCTCCACCTTGCGGGCGTGAAGGAACTGGATCGCAACGGCAATCCGACCGGCCAGCCGGCCGTCAGCCTCGCCGATATCGAAGCGTTCCGTCAGCTCGGCTCGAAGACGCCGGGCCATCCCGAATTCCGCCACACCACCGGCGTCGAGACGACCACCGGCCCGCTGGGGCAGGGCTGTGGCAATTCGGTCGGCATGGCGATCGCCGAGCGCTGGCTCGCCGCGCGCTATAACAAGCCGGGCTTCACGCTGTTCGATCATGACGTTTACGCGCTGTGCGGCGACGGCGATCTGATGGAGGGCGTTTCGGCCGAGGCGGCGAGCCTTGCCGGGCACCTGAAGCTGTCCAACCTGTGCTGGATCTACGATTCGAATCACATCTCGATCGAGGGCAGCACCGAGCTGGCGTTCGACGAGGATGTGGGCAAGCGTTTCGAGGCTTATGGCTGGCACGTCATCCATGTCGCTGACGCCAATGATATCGCCGCGCTTACCGCCGCCTTCACCTCATTCCGCGCGATGAGCGATCGCCCGACGATGATCATCGTCCGCTCGGTGATCGGCTGGGGCTCTCCGCGCGCCGGCAGCGAAAAGGCGCATGGCGAGCCGCTGGGTGCCGAAAATATCGCCAAGACCAAGGAAGCCTATGGCTGGCCGGCCAAGGATTTCTTCGTTCCCGAAGGCGTCCAGCCCGCGTTCGAGCAGGCGATCACCGCGCGCGGCCGCCCGCTGCGCGAGGAATGGCAGGCGACCTTCGCCAAATTCGCCGAGGTCGAGCCGGAACTGGCGGCGGAGCTTGAGCTGGTGTTCGCCGGCAAGCTGCCCGAGGGCTGGGACGCCGATATCCCGACGTTCGATGCGGACGAAAAGGGCATGGCCAGCCGCGATGCCGGCGGCAAGGTGCTCAATGCGATCGCGAAGCGCGTGCCGTGGCTGATCGGTGGATCGGCCGATCTCGCGCCGTCGACCAAGACGGATATCAAGGGCGCGGCTTCGTTCGAGCCGAACAATTACGGCGGCGCGAACTTCCACTTCGGCGTGCGCGAACATGCGATGGGCGCGGTGGTCAACGGCATGACGCTGTCCGGCCTGCGCGGCTATGGCAGCACGTTCTTCGTGTTCCTCGATTACATGCGCCCGCCGGTCCGCCTTTCGGCGCTGATGGAGCTGGGCAGCACCTGGATCTACACGCACGATTCGATCGGCGTAGGCGAGGATGGGCCGACCCACCAGCCGATCGAGCAGCTTGCGATGATGCGCGCGACGCCGGGCATCGACACGATCCGCCCCGCCGATGCGAACGAAGTGGCGGAGGCATGGCGCCTGATCGTCCGCGATGGCGCGCATCCGACCGCGCTGATCCTGTCGCGTCAGGCCCTGCCGACGCTGGATCGCAGCAAATACGGCAGCACCTCGGGCGTGGAGCAGGGCGCCTATATCCTGGCCGACAGCCCCGATCCGCAGGTCATCCTGATCGCCACCGGCTCGGAAGTGTCGCTCGCGGTCGGCGCCTATGAGCAGTTGAAGGCCGAGGGGATCGCCGCGCGTGTCGTGTCGATGCCGTCGTGGTTCCGTTTCGAGCGGCAGGACGCGGCCTATAAGGAAAAGGTGCTGCCCGCGAAGGTGACGGCGCGTGTCGCGGTCGAGATGGGCGGCGAGATGGGCTGGGATCGCTATGTCGGCGCGCAGGGCCGCACGGTGACGATGCATGGCTTCGGCGCATCCGCCCCGGCCGGCAAGCTGGCGGAGAAGTTCGGCTTCACCGTGGCGAACGTGGTGAAGGTGGCGAAGGACACGCTGCGCGGCTGA
- a CDS encoding DUF6491 family protein, translating into MFKSGTIAAIALIASVPAAQAKQAAGAPDAKEASVPFVNHGTIDDFRADGDQAVYLRANGFDWYYARLMGPCTQLPFAEHIGVETRGTDTLDRFATLIVGHQRCQLTSLVKSAPPPGKKPKKS; encoded by the coding sequence ATGTTCAAATCGGGTACAATCGCCGCGATCGCGCTGATTGCTTCGGTTCCAGCCGCACAGGCGAAACAGGCCGCGGGCGCGCCGGATGCCAAGGAGGCCAGCGTCCCCTTCGTCAATCACGGCACGATCGATGATTTCCGCGCGGACGGGGATCAGGCCGTCTATCTGCGGGCGAACGGCTTCGACTGGTATTATGCGCGGCTGATGGGCCCGTGCACGCAATTGCCGTTCGCGGAACATATCGGCGTGGAGACGCGGGGCACGGACACGCTGGATCGCTTCGCGACGTTGATCGTCGGCCATCAGCGGTGCCAGCTCACCTCACTCGTCAAGAGCGCGCCGCCGCCGGGGAAGAAACCGAAGAAGAGCTGA
- a CDS encoding Cof-type HAD-IIB family hydrolase yields the protein MLVVCDVDGTLVDKQKRLTETTIAAVARLRKAGIRFTIISARPMSGMMPLAERLALDVPMGAFNGGIIFRRDGSIAEHHVIPADVSRGVFDLIGDAAVDRWVFADNHWYASTDQGVHVEHERLASAQEPIIRDTFDDLLDRADKITFVSDDAALLVALAEKVKPFVDRATIVQSQTYYLDITALPANKGDGITALAHAMNVPLKHIVAIGDQANDLAMFERAGRSIAMGNATDAVKGRANDVTTGNDADGVAHAIDNLILGRMM from the coding sequence ATGCTGGTGGTCTGCGATGTCGACGGCACGCTGGTCGACAAGCAGAAACGGCTGACTGAGACGACGATCGCGGCGGTTGCGCGGCTGCGCAAGGCCGGCATCCGCTTCACGATCATCAGCGCGCGGCCGATGTCAGGCATGATGCCGCTCGCCGAACGGCTGGCGCTCGATGTGCCGATGGGGGCATTCAACGGTGGCATCATCTTCCGCCGCGACGGCAGCATTGCCGAGCATCACGTGATCCCGGCGGACGTGTCGCGCGGCGTTTTCGATCTGATCGGCGATGCGGCGGTCGATCGGTGGGTGTTCGCTGACAATCACTGGTACGCCTCAACCGATCAGGGCGTGCATGTCGAGCATGAGCGGCTGGCATCGGCGCAGGAGCCGATCATCCGCGACACATTCGACGATCTGCTCGATCGCGCCGACAAGATAACCTTCGTCAGCGACGATGCGGCGCTGCTGGTGGCGCTGGCGGAGAAGGTGAAGCCGTTTGTCGATCGCGCGACGATCGTCCAGTCGCAGACCTATTATCTCGACATCACTGCCCTACCGGCGAACAAGGGCGATGGCATCACCGCGCTGGCCCATGCGATGAATGTGCCGCTGAAGCATATTGTCGCGATCGGCGATCAGGCTAACGATCTCGCAATGTTCGAGCGCGCAGGGCGCTCGATCGCGATGGGCAACGCGACCGATGCGGTGAAGGGCAGGGCGAACGACGTCACCACGGGTAACGACGCGGATGGCGTGGCGCATGCCATCGATAATCTGATTCTCGGGAGAATGATGTGA
- the tal gene encoding transaldolase — MGRINDLESHGQAVWLDFIDRKLLNDGGLTKLVTEDGISGVTSNPSIFEKAMGHGTAYDESLAAFDKANPEASAMARYEHLAVQDIQTAADTLRPVYDRLNAKDGYVSLEVSPKLAEDTDGTIAEAARLWKAVDRPNLMIKIPGTPEGVPAIAATISAGINVNVTLLFSIEAYKAVALAFVEGLEQRVAKGQPIDRIASVASFFVSRIDSKIDDKIDAGVGGDAAKALKGKVAIANAKLAYAWYQEFIASDRWQKLAAKGAMPQRLLWASTGTKNAAYPDTLYIDTLIGQDTVNTVPPKTLDAFRDHGNVAETLTQDVDGARRELADAERLGLDLDGVTALLVEEGVHAFVHSFDDLLGAIAAKHPAAA; from the coding sequence ATGGGACGCATCAATGACCTTGAAAGCCACGGTCAGGCGGTGTGGCTCGACTTCATCGACCGCAAGCTGCTGAACGACGGTGGGCTGACGAAACTCGTTACCGAGGATGGCATCAGCGGCGTCACCTCCAACCCGTCGATCTTCGAAAAGGCGATGGGCCATGGCACGGCCTATGACGAGAGCCTCGCGGCGTTCGACAAGGCGAACCCGGAAGCGTCCGCGATGGCGCGCTACGAGCATCTCGCGGTGCAGGATATTCAGACCGCGGCGGATACGCTGCGCCCGGTGTACGACCGCCTGAACGCCAAGGACGGTTATGTCAGCCTGGAGGTTTCGCCCAAGCTGGCGGAAGATACCGACGGCACGATCGCCGAAGCGGCGCGGCTGTGGAAAGCGGTCGATCGCCCCAATCTGATGATCAAGATTCCGGGGACGCCGGAGGGCGTGCCGGCGATCGCGGCAACCATATCGGCCGGGATCAACGTCAACGTCACTTTGTTGTTCTCGATCGAGGCATATAAAGCGGTGGCGCTCGCCTTCGTCGAGGGGCTGGAGCAGCGTGTCGCCAAGGGCCAGCCGATCGATCGCATCGCCAGCGTGGCGAGCTTCTTCGTCAGCCGTATCGACAGCAAGATCGACGACAAGATCGACGCGGGCGTCGGCGGTGACGCGGCGAAGGCGCTGAAGGGTAAGGTGGCGATCGCCAATGCCAAGCTGGCCTACGCTTGGTATCAGGAGTTCATCGCCTCCGATCGCTGGCAGAAGCTCGCCGCGAAGGGCGCGATGCCGCAGCGGCTGCTATGGGCATCGACCGGGACGAAGAACGCCGCTTATCCTGACACGCTCTATATCGACACGCTGATCGGGCAGGATACGGTGAACACCGTGCCGCCCAAGACGCTCGACGCCTTCCGCGATCACGGCAATGTCGCGGAGACGCTGACGCAGGATGTGGATGGCGCGCGCAGGGAATTGGCCGATGCCGAACGACTGGGGCTCGATCTCGATGGCGTGACCGCGCTGCTGGTCGAGGAGGGCGTTCACGCCTTCGTCCACTCGTTCGATGATCTGCTGGGCGCGATCGCGGCGAAGCATCCCGCTGCCGCCTGA
- a CDS encoding crotonase/enoyl-CoA hydratase family protein, giving the protein MDYEQIRYAVSDGIATITMNRPEKLNAFTGRMMNEMIDAFDRIDADDDVRAVIVTGEGRAFCAGADLSSGAKTFDYEGRGDDSPIGPNGELRYSSESARDGGGRLTLRIFECLKPVIAAINGPAVGVGSTMTLPMDIRLASESARMGFVFARRGIVPEAASSYFLPRVVGISQALEWCYSGRVFDAAEALRGRLVSEVLPGDKLLARANELAREIADNTAAVSISLTRQMLWRGLGYSHPMDAHKVDSRAILSRGRSGDAKEGVSSFLEKRTPVYPDRVSADMPDFVPWWEEQKYS; this is encoded by the coding sequence TTGGACTACGAACAGATTCGCTATGCGGTGAGCGACGGGATCGCGACGATCACGATGAACCGCCCCGAAAAGCTTAACGCCTTCACCGGGCGCATGATGAACGAGATGATCGATGCGTTCGACCGGATCGACGCGGACGATGACGTGCGCGCGGTGATCGTGACGGGCGAGGGGCGCGCTTTCTGCGCCGGTGCCGATCTGTCGAGCGGCGCCAAGACCTTCGACTATGAGGGACGCGGCGACGATTCGCCGATCGGCCCGAATGGCGAGCTGCGTTATTCGAGCGAAAGCGCGCGCGATGGCGGCGGCCGGCTGACCTTGCGCATCTTCGAATGCCTGAAGCCGGTGATCGCCGCGATCAACGGCCCGGCGGTGGGGGTGGGCTCGACCATGACGCTGCCGATGGATATCCGCCTCGCCAGCGAAAGCGCGCGGATGGGCTTTGTCTTCGCGCGGCGCGGGATCGTCCCCGAAGCGGCATCGAGCTATTTCCTGCCGCGCGTCGTGGGCATCAGCCAGGCGCTGGAATGGTGCTATTCGGGCCGGGTGTTCGACGCGGCGGAGGCTTTGCGCGGGCGATTGGTGTCCGAAGTGCTGCCCGGCGACAAGCTGCTCGCCCGCGCCAACGAACTGGCGCGCGAGATCGCGGACAATACCGCCGCCGTCTCGATCTCACTGACCCGGCAGATGCTGTGGCGCGGGCTCGGCTATTCGCATCCGATGGACGCGCACAAGGTTGATAGCCGCGCGATCCTGTCGCGCGGCCGCTCGGGCGACGCGAAGGAGGGGGTGTCGTCGTTCCTCGAAAAGCGCACGCCGGTCTATCCCGATCGCGTATCCGCCGACATGCCGGACTTCGTGCCGTGGTGGGAGGAGCAGAAATACAGCTGA
- a CDS encoding HAD-IIB family hydrolase, whose translation MKQLVAFDLDGTLAESKQAIKPDMAEALADLLGVADVAVISGGDWPQFDKQVASRLPDRADRAKLWLMPTTGTKLFTFRNGQWSPVYAELFSDAEKKQIIDAFNASLAATGFVPEQTWGERIEDRGSQITFSALGQQAPLEAKEKWDPDFAKRKVIQADLRMRLPGLAINMGGATSIDITREGVDKAYGLKKLRDESGIALEAMMFVGDAIFPGGNDYPAKELGLDTVRVRDPQDTLGVIATVVACQK comes from the coding sequence GTGAAGCAATTGGTGGCGTTCGATCTCGACGGCACGCTCGCGGAGAGCAAGCAGGCGATAAAGCCGGACATGGCCGAGGCGCTGGCCGATCTGCTCGGCGTGGCGGATGTCGCCGTGATCTCCGGCGGGGATTGGCCGCAGTTCGACAAACAGGTCGCCTCGCGTCTGCCCGATCGCGCCGATCGTGCGAAGCTGTGGCTGATGCCGACCACAGGCACCAAGCTCTTCACGTTCCGCAACGGGCAATGGTCCCCGGTCTATGCCGAATTATTCTCCGACGCAGAAAAGAAGCAGATCATCGACGCGTTCAACGCCAGTCTCGCCGCGACCGGCTTTGTGCCCGAACAGACCTGGGGGGAGCGGATTGAGGATCGCGGCAGCCAGATCACCTTCTCCGCGCTCGGTCAGCAGGCGCCGCTGGAGGCCAAGGAGAAATGGGATCCGGATTTCGCCAAGCGCAAGGTGATCCAGGCCGATTTACGCATGCGCCTGCCGGGCCTCGCGATCAATATGGGCGGCGCCACCTCGATCGACATCACGCGCGAGGGCGTGGACAAGGCTTATGGCCTGAAGAAATTGCGTGACGAGAGCGGCATCGCGTTGGAGGCGATGATGTTCGTCGGCGACGCGATCTTCCCCGGCGGCAATGATTATCCGGCAAAGGAACTGGGGCTCGATACGGTGCGGGTGCGCGATCCGCAGGATACTTTGGGCGTTATCGCAACGGTGGTTGCGTGCCAGAAATAG
- the rpiA gene encoding ribose-5-phosphate isomerase RpiA: protein MRVDDDKRLAAEAAVAEVVDGMLVGLGTGSTAAHAITALARRVAAGLRVEAVATSEVTANAARAGGIAVRDFSEIALLDLTIDGADEIDARLFAIKGAGGAMLREKTVAAAARRMVVIADASKRVAAIGAAKLPVEVLPFARASVVAALEHLGAMVTVRAGYRTDNGNIVADCRFPAMPDPRALAARIAAIPGALGHGLFLDEVDAAYIAADGVVTRLERGGSTD from the coding sequence ATGCGCGTGGATGACGACAAACGACTGGCGGCCGAGGCCGCGGTGGCCGAGGTGGTGGACGGGATGCTCGTCGGCCTCGGCACCGGCTCCACCGCCGCGCACGCCATCACGGCGCTGGCGCGGCGCGTCGCCGCCGGGCTGCGCGTGGAGGCGGTGGCGACCAGCGAGGTGACCGCCAATGCCGCGCGCGCTGGCGGCATTGCCGTGCGAGACTTTAGTGAGATCGCGTTGCTGGACCTGACGATCGACGGCGCGGACGAGATCGACGCCCGGCTGTTCGCGATCAAGGGCGCGGGCGGGGCGATGCTGCGCGAGAAGACGGTCGCCGCCGCTGCCCGCCGGATGGTGGTGATCGCCGACGCATCGAAGCGGGTCGCCGCGATCGGTGCGGCGAAACTGCCGGTGGAGGTGCTCCCCTTCGCCCGCGCCTCCGTGGTGGCGGCGCTGGAGCATTTGGGCGCTATGGTGACGGTGCGCGCCGGATACCGAACCGACAATGGCAATATCGTCGCCGATTGCCGCTTTCCTGCGATGCCCGATCCACGCGCGCTGGCGGCGAGGATCGCCGCGATTCCGGGCGCTTTGGGGCACGGGCTGTTCCTCGACGAGGTCGATGCGGCCTATATTGCCGCCGATGGCGTCGTTACACGGCTGGAACGCGGCGGATCGACAGACTAA
- a CDS encoding TldD/PmbA family protein encodes MLTSDQARDRAQDIVARAIRAGADAADSVFAADASSEVSVRLGKLEDVGRSESEDLGLRVFVGQRSASVSTSDLSSHAMDMLVERAVAMAREAPEDRWAGLAPEARLLRGTAPALDLEDRGEISPAELREIAAAAEDAARAVAGVTNSEGGGASASRSVIALATSHGFAGGYATTGFGASASVIAGEGSAMQRDYAFHSARHRHRLEPAEAIGREAGERAVARLNPGRIESGAMPVVLDPRVGMSLLGHLTGAISGQSIARKTSFLLDALGTRVFAEGIRICDDPHRPHGLRSRPFDGEGLPVSPIALVEDGMLETWLLETASARQLGMEPTGHAARGIGGAPGVSTSNLYMDAGHVPVETLIADIARGVYVTELIGQGVNGVTGDYSRGAAGFLIENGEITGPVAEFTVAGNLKDMFRQLTPANDLEFRYGTNVPTLRIDGMIVAGG; translated from the coding sequence ATGCTTACTTCCGATCAGGCGCGGGATCGCGCGCAGGACATTGTAGCGCGCGCGATCCGCGCGGGCGCCGACGCGGCGGATTCCGTTTTCGCCGCCGACGCCTCCAGCGAAGTCTCCGTCCGCCTTGGCAAGCTTGAGGACGTGGGCCGTTCCGAGAGCGAGGATCTGGGGCTGCGCGTATTCGTCGGGCAGCGGTCGGCCAGCGTCTCCACCTCGGATCTCTCCTCTCACGCGATGGACATGCTCGTCGAGCGCGCGGTCGCGATGGCGCGCGAGGCGCCGGAGGATCGCTGGGCCGGTCTTGCCCCCGAAGCACGGCTGCTGCGCGGCACGGCACCCGCGCTCGATCTTGAGGATCGCGGCGAAATCTCGCCCGCCGAGCTGCGCGAGATCGCCGCCGCGGCGGAGGATGCGGCGCGTGCCGTGGCCGGCGTGACCAACAGCGAAGGCGGCGGCGCCAGCGCATCGCGCAGCGTCATCGCGCTGGCCACCAGCCATGGCTTCGCCGGCGGCTATGCCACCACCGGTTTCGGCGCCTCCGCCAGCGTGATCGCGGGCGAAGGCAGCGCGATGCAACGCGATTACGCCTTCCACTCCGCCCGGCACCGCCACCGGCTCGAACCCGCCGAGGCGATCGGGCGCGAAGCGGGCGAGCGCGCGGTCGCACGCCTCAATCCCGGCCGCATCGAAAGCGGTGCGATGCCCGTGGTGCTGGATCCGCGCGTCGGCATGAGCCTGCTCGGCCATTTGACCGGCGCGATCTCCGGCCAGTCGATCGCGCGCAAGACGAGCTTCCTGCTCGATGCGCTGGGCACGCGGGTGTTCGCGGAAGGCATCCGCATCTGTGACGATCCGCATCGGCCGCACGGGCTGCGCTCGCGCCCGTTCGATGGCGAGGGGCTGCCGGTTTCGCCGATCGCGCTGGTCGAGGATGGCATGCTGGAAACCTGGCTGCTCGAAACCGCGTCCGCCCGGCAATTGGGGATGGAGCCCACCGGCCACGCCGCGCGCGGCATCGGCGGCGCGCCCGGCGTATCGACCAGCAACCTCTATATGGATGCGGGCCATGTGCCGGTGGAAACGCTGATCGCGGATATCGCGCGCGGCGTTTATGTCACCGAATTGATCGGCCAGGGGGTGAACGGCGTCACTGGCGATTACAGTCGCGGCGCGGCGGGCTTCCTGATCGAAAATGGCGAGATCACCGGGCCGGTGGCCGAATTCACCGTCGCGGGTAATTTGAAGGATATGTTCCGCCAGCTCACACCGGCCAACGATCTTGAGTTCCGTTATGGCACCAACGTGCCCACGCTGCGGATCGACGGGATGATCGTCGCCGGTGGCTGA
- a CDS encoding NUDIX domain-containing protein produces MIALRYRIAGRAMRLYTRVMRPRTFGVRALLLDPGGRVALVRHHYIAGWYLPGGGVNRGEHAEAAIRRELHEEIGLTQIEITGLLGIYHNRAEAKDDHVVVFVATAPPGVIPTAADCREIAEAGWFAPDALPEDTSPATRRRIAEHLTGQQGHGAW; encoded by the coding sequence ATGATCGCGCTGCGCTACCGGATCGCCGGGCGCGCAATGCGGCTCTACACGCGGGTAATGCGCCCACGCACTTTCGGGGTGCGCGCGCTGCTGCTCGATCCCGGCGGCCGCGTCGCGCTGGTGCGCCACCATTATATCGCCGGCTGGTATCTGCCGGGTGGTGGCGTGAACAGGGGCGAGCACGCGGAAGCCGCGATCCGGCGCGAACTGCATGAGGAAATCGGGCTGACGCAGATCGAGATCACGGGCCTCCTCGGCATCTATCACAACCGCGCCGAGGCGAAGGACGATCATGTGGTGGTGTTCGTCGCCACCGCGCCGCCCGGCGTGATCCCCACCGCAGCAGACTGTCGCGAGATCGCGGAAGCCGGCTGGTTCGCGCCCGACGCGCTGCCCGAAGACACCTCCCCCGCGACGCGCCGCCGCATCGCGGAGCATCTCACCGGCCAGCAAGGGCATGGCGCATGGTGA
- the gnd gene encoding decarboxylating 6-phosphogluconate dehydrogenase yields MKIGIVGLGRMGGNIARRLMRGGHECVVWDRNADAVKELAADGAIAADSLDDMRSKLADPAIWWVMLPAGDPTEQTVMAIAEKATPGTIVIDGGNTFWKDDIRRGHALAEKGVHYVDVGTSGGVWGLERGFCMMIGGAQEAVDLLDPIFDTLAPGSGSVPRTPGREVADGEDPRAEKGYIHAGRVGAGHFVKMVHNGIEYGLMQAYAEGFDVLFGRNAPHLPEDEKFDFNMADIAEVWRRGSVISSWLLDLSAAALAKDHDLSNFSGHVADSGEGRWTIDAAMEQSTPVAVLTTALFARYRSRIDSMFGDKLLSAMRYGFGGHVEIPQ; encoded by the coding sequence ATGAAAATCGGCATCGTCGGCCTCGGCCGGATGGGTGGCAATATCGCGCGACGGTTGATGCGCGGCGGCCATGAATGCGTCGTGTGGGATCGCAATGCCGATGCCGTGAAGGAACTGGCGGCCGATGGCGCGATCGCCGCGGACTCGCTCGATGATATGAGGAGCAAGCTCGCCGATCCCGCGATCTGGTGGGTGATGCTCCCGGCCGGCGATCCGACCGAACAGACCGTGATGGCGATCGCCGAGAAGGCCACGCCGGGCACGATCGTGATCGATGGCGGCAACACCTTCTGGAAAGACGATATCCGCCGCGGGCACGCGCTGGCGGAAAAGGGCGTGCATTATGTCGATGTCGGCACATCAGGCGGCGTGTGGGGGCTGGAACGCGGCTTCTGCATGATGATCGGCGGCGCGCAGGAGGCCGTCGACCTGCTCGATCCGATCTTTGATACGCTCGCGCCCGGATCGGGCAGCGTGCCGCGCACCCCCGGCCGGGAAGTTGCCGACGGGGAGGATCCGCGCGCGGAGAAAGGCTATATCCACGCCGGTCGCGTCGGCGCGGGGCACTTTGTCAAAATGGTCCACAACGGCATCGAATACGGGCTGATGCAGGCCTATGCCGAGGGCTTCGACGTGCTGTTCGGCCGCAATGCGCCGCATCTGCCCGAAGATGAAAAGTTCGATTTCAACATGGCCGATATCGCGGAGGTGTGGCGGCGCGGCTCGGTGATTTCGTCCTGGTTGCTCGATCTGAGCGCGGCGGCGCTGGCGAAGGACCATGATCTGTCCAATTTCTCCGGCCATGTCGCGGATTCGGGTGAGGGCCGCTGGACGATCGACGCGGCGATGGAGCAATCGACCCCGGTGGCCGTGCTGACCACCGCCCTGTTCGCGCGCTATCGCAGCCGCATCGACAGCATGTTCGGCGACAAATTGCTCTCCGCGATGCGCTATGGCTTTGGCGGCCATGTCGAGATTCCGCAGTGA
- a CDS encoding 3'(2'),5'-bisphosphate nucleotidase CysQ: MAEPRLADAVADITREAGALALARWGTDFARWEKTPGSPVCEVDLDIDAMLRARLMALLPDAGWLSEETADNPDRLACDRVWVVDPIDGTRDYIRGRPGWAVSVALIEHGRVLFAALDAPARNEAWRASAGRGATLNGSAIHAGDRTIFPGSRVPTDALPKADRDLVAVEKPNSIALRMAMVADDRADLVATLRWGNEWDIAAAALIAAEAGAAISDAFGGPLTFNKPDPRAFGVIVSKPGIHAAAVERLHDRAKAIMAEGR, encoded by the coding sequence GTGGCTGAACCGCGCCTCGCCGACGCGGTGGCGGACATCACCCGCGAAGCCGGGGCGCTCGCTCTCGCCCGGTGGGGCACCGATTTCGCGCGTTGGGAAAAGACGCCGGGCAGCCCGGTATGCGAAGTCGATTTGGATATAGATGCCATGCTGCGCGCACGCCTGATGGCACTGCTGCCGGATGCCGGCTGGCTGTCCGAGGAGACCGCAGACAATCCCGATCGGCTGGCGTGCGATCGGGTGTGGGTGGTCGATCCGATCGACGGCACGCGCGATTATATTCGTGGACGCCCCGGCTGGGCGGTGTCGGTCGCGCTGATCGAGCATGGCCGCGTCCTGTTCGCCGCGCTCGACGCGCCGGCGCGGAACGAAGCCTGGCGCGCGAGCGCGGGCCGCGGCGCGACGCTCAACGGCAGCGCGATCCATGCCGGCGATCGCACCATCTTCCCGGGTTCGCGCGTACCCACCGACGCATTGCCCAAGGCGGATCGCGATCTGGTGGCGGTGGAGAAACCCAATTCGATCGCGCTGCGTATGGCGATGGTGGCGGACGATCGCGCCGATCTGGTCGCGACGCTGCGCTGGGGCAATGAGTGGGATATCGCCGCCGCCGCGCTGATCGCCGCCGAAGCAGGCGCCGCGATCAGCGATGCGTTCGGCGGCCCGCTCACCTTCAACAAGCCCGATCCGCGCGCATTCGGCGTGATCGTCTCGAAGCCCGGCATCCACGCGGCGGCGGTGGAGCGGCTCCACGATCGCGCGAAGGCGATCATGGCCGAGGGGCGGTAA